Proteins from one Natrinema salinisoli genomic window:
- a CDS encoding PIN domain-containing protein, translated as MYADTDFWLALLKADDWLADRAESKLDEHRGELEVSLATFIELFLVEERFAFDREEATLAIIELAETDVDPDTVFQASAYIDDGLNTFDAFHAALANDAILSSDQAFETIELDCVALEGDTEN; from the coding sequence ATGTACGCTGATACGGATTTCTGGCTCGCGCTACTCAAAGCCGACGACTGGCTCGCCGATCGCGCGGAATCGAAACTCGACGAGCACCGCGGCGAACTCGAGGTCTCGCTGGCGACGTTCATCGAACTCTTTCTGGTCGAGGAGCGGTTCGCATTCGATCGAGAGGAAGCGACGCTCGCGATCATCGAACTCGCCGAGACGGACGTCGATCCGGATACCGTGTTTCAGGCGTCGGCGTACATCGACGACGGGTTAAACACGTTCGATGCCTTCCACGCAGCGCTCGCGAACGACGCGATCCTCTCGAGCGATCAGGCGTTCGAGACGATCGAGCTCGACTGCGTCGCGCTCGAGGGCGACACCGAGAACTAG
- a CDS encoding polysaccharide deacetylase family protein, giving the protein MGSVVISLDAELGWGFHDLPNPPSERVEAGRRGWSVLLDLFSEYDIPATWAVVGHLLLDRCDGEHADHPAPDGWFERERGDWRDREDLRFGPDLVRETLESDVDHEFASHSFSHVLFGRPETDRELAVAELERSIEIATDWNQSVKSFVYPRNDVGHRDVLADHGISAYRSKSPTGYGVRCMFDLTVLNRSILVEPTIDEHGLVDIPASIFLFGFEGHARTVAESVWEDPMVALARYGIDEAATNDGVFHMWLHPNNLTHERDDRRMRAILAYLDQRRSETDLTVETMADVACRITGVSTVADGHPTVSWN; this is encoded by the coding sequence GTGGGTAGCGTCGTGATCTCTCTCGATGCGGAACTGGGCTGGGGCTTTCACGATCTTCCGAATCCGCCGTCCGAACGGGTCGAGGCCGGTCGCCGCGGGTGGTCGGTTTTGCTCGATCTGTTCTCGGAGTACGACATTCCGGCGACCTGGGCGGTCGTTGGTCACCTGCTGCTCGATCGCTGCGACGGAGAGCACGCCGACCACCCGGCCCCGGACGGCTGGTTCGAACGCGAACGAGGCGATTGGCGGGATCGCGAAGACTTGCGCTTCGGTCCGGACCTCGTGCGAGAAACCCTCGAGTCGGACGTCGATCACGAGTTCGCCAGCCACTCGTTTTCCCACGTCCTCTTCGGTCGGCCCGAGACGGACCGCGAGCTCGCAGTCGCCGAACTCGAGCGCAGTATCGAAATCGCCACGGACTGGAACCAGTCAGTCAAATCGTTCGTTTATCCGCGCAACGACGTCGGCCACCGTGACGTTCTGGCCGACCATGGGATCAGCGCCTATCGCAGCAAATCGCCGACCGGATACGGCGTTCGGTGTATGTTCGACCTGACGGTGCTCAACCGATCGATACTCGTGGAACCCACCATCGACGAACACGGGCTCGTCGATATACCCGCTTCGATATTCCTCTTCGGGTTCGAGGGGCACGCGCGGACGGTCGCCGAATCGGTCTGGGAGGATCCGATGGTCGCGCTCGCTCGGTACGGCATCGACGAAGCAGCGACGAACGACGGGGTTTTCCACATGTGGCTCCACCCGAACAACCTGACCCACGAGCGGGACGATCGTCGCATGCGTGCGATCCTCGCCTACCTCGATCAGCGCCGTTCCGAGACCGATCTGACCGTCGAGACGATGGCCGACGTCGCCTGTCGAATCACCGGCGTGTCGACGGTGGCCGACGGCCATCCGACCGTGAGCTGGAACTGA
- a CDS encoding AbrB/MazE/SpoVT family DNA-binding domain-containing protein: protein MSEITTDERGRITIPKAVRERFGERYRLVELEDGIKLMPVPDDPLESLRNAASDELKAASMDELREAGLDEGREQATEHVR, encoded by the coding sequence ATGTCCGAGATCACCACGGACGAACGCGGACGGATCACGATTCCGAAGGCGGTCCGCGAGCGCTTCGGCGAGCGGTATCGGCTCGTCGAACTGGAAGACGGTATCAAACTCATGCCCGTTCCGGACGATCCACTGGAGTCGCTGCGCAACGCCGCCAGCGACGAGTTGAAAGCCGCGTCCATGGACGAACTGCGGGAGGCTGGGCTCGACGAAGGTCGGGAACAAGCGACCGAGCATGTACGCTGA
- a CDS encoding alkaline phosphatase family protein, which yields MSGSTIPSERAFVLGLDGVPWRLIERWSDEGELPNIARVREEGASGTLDSTRPPTTPLAWPSIATGVWPDKHGIYGFQNLSSEYSHEMYTSRDLAQPALWDQLGPSHVGNVPMTYPVREIDGTMVTGMMTPSTDREFAHPPELQDEIDARIPNYEISLDYPEYADRPDEFEAAVDEMLAKRRELMQIQMDRAGDDWQLFFFVYTAPDRFQHLVWDMDRLLAHYKKLDRIVGDVVDYTDDHDADLYIVSDHGFGPIDELVYVNRILEREGYLFQREDEGTRGALASLGISRDAITGALSRVGITEETLVQSLPRRLVDSVAEQIPGDHALYDVDYDRTVAFVHDTGNCYINDTDRFDSGLVAPSEVAQVKADIRAAFESATDESGDPLLEVHDGDELFPTDDESPDLVVSGRGVYESRSGMSESVLGDTGTYEASHRSEGIVLCRGPSIAAGATLRGARVVDIAPTLLHGIGEPVPKNADGRVLFDAFDNEATPAKTKVERTATSRLETDEEVDEEFGEVEDRLKGLGYME from the coding sequence ATGAGCGGATCTACAATACCCTCCGAGCGAGCGTTCGTGCTCGGACTCGACGGCGTACCGTGGAGACTCATCGAGCGATGGAGCGACGAGGGTGAACTCCCGAACATCGCCCGGGTTCGCGAGGAAGGCGCATCCGGTACGCTCGATAGCACGCGTCCACCGACGACGCCGCTCGCGTGGCCGTCGATCGCGACGGGCGTCTGGCCGGACAAGCACGGCATATACGGCTTTCAAAACCTCTCTTCGGAGTATAGTCACGAAATGTATACGAGCCGCGATCTCGCACAGCCGGCCCTCTGGGACCAGCTCGGACCGTCCCACGTCGGAAACGTGCCGATGACGTATCCGGTCCGCGAGATCGACGGCACCATGGTCACCGGGATGATGACTCCCTCGACGGATCGGGAGTTCGCGCACCCGCCCGAACTACAGGACGAGATCGACGCCCGGATCCCGAACTACGAGATCAGCCTCGACTACCCCGAGTACGCCGATCGACCGGACGAGTTCGAGGCCGCCGTCGACGAGATGCTCGCCAAACGCCGCGAACTCATGCAGATCCAGATGGATCGGGCCGGTGACGACTGGCAACTGTTCTTCTTCGTCTACACCGCACCCGACCGGTTCCAGCATCTCGTCTGGGACATGGATCGATTACTCGCTCACTACAAGAAACTCGATCGGATCGTCGGCGACGTCGTGGACTACACGGACGACCACGACGCGGACCTCTACATCGTTTCCGACCACGGCTTCGGCCCGATCGACGAACTCGTCTACGTCAACCGTATCCTGGAACGGGAGGGGTACCTGTTCCAGCGCGAGGACGAGGGTACTCGAGGGGCGCTCGCGAGCCTCGGTATCTCCCGCGACGCCATTACCGGCGCACTCAGCCGCGTCGGGATCACCGAAGAAACGCTCGTGCAGTCGCTCCCCCGACGGCTGGTCGACTCCGTCGCCGAACAGATCCCCGGCGACCACGCCCTCTACGACGTCGACTACGACCGCACCGTCGCGTTCGTTCACGATACGGGCAACTGCTACATCAACGACACCGACCGCTTCGATAGCGGTCTCGTCGCCCCGAGCGAAGTAGCGCAGGTGAAAGCCGACATCAGAGCCGCGTTCGAGTCGGCCACCGACGAGAGCGGCGACCCGCTACTCGAGGTTCACGACGGCGACGAACTGTTCCCGACGGACGACGAGTCCCCGGATCTGGTGGTTAGCGGCCGCGGGGTCTACGAGTCCCGGAGCGGGATGTCCGAATCGGTCCTCGGCGACACCGGTACCTACGAGGCGAGTCACCGCAGCGAGGGGATCGTCCTGTGTCGCGGTCCCTCGATCGCAGCGGGGGCAACGTTGCGCGGTGCCCGCGTGGTCGACATCGCACCGACCCTGCTTCACGGAATCGGCGAACCGGTGCCGAAAAACGCCGACGGGCGGGTGCTGTTCGATGCCTTCGACAACGAAGCCACGCCGGCGAAGACCAAAGTCGAACGCACGGCGACGAGTCGGCTCGAAACCGACGAGGAGGTCGACGAGGAGTTCGGCGAGGTCGAAGATCGACTGAAGGGGCTCGGCTACATGGAGTGA
- a CDS encoding Gfo/Idh/MocA family protein has translation MALPLLNRLTGSTGLSLGVLGVGNIGSVHLKSAVSMSGVEVVAAADAVPENRTRAERAGVSRTYDDYGTLLESEELDAAVVALPPFLHADAVERAAEAGVDVFVEKPLARSTEEADRLLETAREAGIAVGVDHTLRYQPDMAGVKDAYDEGSVGHVPYASITRLNDHPLGRPPAGEAPPEWPMDPDAAGGGSLFELGIHCFDVLEWLFGDLEIRDAAMGRTLDTEAEDAATVLVEAPETGTTITLHCGTYQWEQLPEVNTRLRLEGVTGTISNQDHLPENFYAGAAKSALSNVASRLTGDEPDVFGPTFYLQAHYDAFADFCTAVREGEQPPIDGADGRRTLALAERAYELAADREEADAAPDGLETPEVSP, from the coding sequence ATGGCACTACCGCTTTTGAACCGATTGACCGGCTCGACTGGACTGTCGCTCGGCGTTCTCGGGGTCGGAAACATCGGCTCAGTACACCTGAAATCGGCTGTCTCGATGTCCGGCGTCGAGGTCGTGGCGGCCGCCGACGCCGTTCCCGAGAACCGCACGCGAGCCGAACGTGCCGGCGTTTCTCGCACGTACGACGACTACGGGACGCTGCTCGAGTCCGAGGAGCTGGACGCGGCGGTCGTCGCTCTTCCTCCCTTCCTCCACGCCGACGCCGTCGAGCGGGCCGCCGAGGCCGGCGTCGACGTCTTCGTCGAGAAACCCCTCGCCCGATCGACCGAGGAGGCCGATCGACTGCTCGAGACCGCCCGCGAGGCGGGGATCGCCGTCGGTGTCGATCACACGCTGCGCTACCAGCCCGACATGGCAGGAGTCAAAGACGCCTACGACGAGGGGAGCGTCGGCCACGTTCCCTACGCCTCGATCACGCGACTCAACGATCACCCGCTCGGTCGACCGCCCGCCGGCGAGGCGCCGCCCGAATGGCCCATGGACCCCGACGCGGCCGGCGGCGGCTCGCTGTTCGAACTTGGAATTCACTGTTTCGACGTTCTCGAGTGGTTGTTCGGCGACCTCGAGATCAGGGACGCGGCGATGGGGCGGACGCTCGATACCGAGGCCGAGGACGCCGCGACCGTGCTCGTCGAGGCGCCGGAGACGGGAACGACGATCACGCTCCACTGTGGCACCTACCAGTGGGAGCAGTTGCCGGAGGTCAACACCCGGCTGCGCCTCGAGGGCGTGACGGGGACGATCAGTAACCAGGACCACCTGCCGGAGAACTTCTACGCGGGCGCGGCTAAATCGGCGCTGTCGAACGTCGCGAGTCGACTTACCGGGGACGAGCCGGACGTCTTTGGTCCCACGTTCTACCTCCAGGCCCACTACGACGCGTTCGCGGACTTCTGCACCGCGGTCCGCGAGGGCGAGCAGCCGCCGATCGACGGGGCCGACGGCCGGCGCACGCTCGCGCTCGCCGAACGGGCCTACGAGCTCGCCGCGGACCGAGAGGAGGCGGACGCGGCTCCCGACGGGCTCGAGACGCCGGAGGTGTCCCCATGA
- a CDS encoding NAD-dependent epimerase/dehydratase family protein has protein sequence MTATTESRTAAVTGATGFLGSALCHRLLEAGWTVRGLSRPTSDRGELQDVDWYVGDLFDDETLRELVDGADAVFHLAGIGLWDAGPETVREVNRDGTEQVLEACRRSDAGRVVFTSTAGTRRPQGDADFADETDVAEPIGAYQASKAEAENLVDRYAETDGDAVTVHPTSIFGPGDEAFTAQLLAMGVERTMPAHLPGGLSIVGVSDVVDGLVAASEHGSSGEHYILGGENLTYQRAVSRIADAADGSPARIRVPATAIHAAGPVAEVVDAVADRRVFPFDREMAQLATQRLFYTSRKASEELGYEYQPLEAHVPEAMAWYRAEVQ, from the coding sequence ATGACCGCGACGACCGAATCTCGGACCGCGGCGGTCACCGGCGCGACCGGGTTCCTCGGGTCGGCCCTCTGTCACCGCCTGCTCGAGGCGGGCTGGACGGTCCGCGGGCTCAGCCGACCGACGTCCGACCGCGGTGAGCTTCAGGACGTGGACTGGTACGTCGGCGATCTCTTCGACGACGAGACGCTGCGAGAACTCGTCGACGGTGCCGACGCCGTCTTCCACCTCGCGGGGATCGGCCTCTGGGACGCCGGCCCCGAGACCGTCCGGGAGGTGAATCGCGACGGGACCGAGCAGGTGCTCGAAGCGTGTCGTCGCAGCGATGCAGGTCGGGTGGTGTTTACCAGCACCGCCGGGACGCGCCGACCACAGGGTGACGCGGATTTCGCCGACGAGACTGACGTGGCCGAACCGATCGGTGCCTACCAGGCGTCGAAAGCCGAGGCGGAGAACCTGGTCGATCGATACGCGGAAACGGACGGGGATGCCGTCACCGTCCACCCGACGTCGATCTTCGGCCCCGGCGACGAGGCGTTCACCGCCCAGCTGCTCGCGATGGGCGTCGAACGAACGATGCCCGCCCACCTCCCGGGCGGCCTGAGCATCGTCGGCGTCTCGGACGTCGTCGACGGCCTGGTAGCAGCCTCCGAGCACGGCTCCAGCGGCGAACACTACATCCTCGGCGGCGAGAACCTCACCTACCAGCGAGCGGTCTCCCGGATCGCCGACGCCGCCGACGGCTCCCCCGCACGGATCCGCGTTCCCGCGACCGCGATCCACGCCGCCGGCCCCGTCGCCGAAGTCGTCGACGCCGTCGCCGATCGCCGGGTATTCCCCTTCGACCGAGAGATGGCCCAGCTCGCGACCCAGCGGCTGTTCTACACCTCGAGAAAAGCCAGCGAGGAGTTGGGCTACGAGTATCAGCCCCTCGAGGCGCACGTGCCCGAGGCGATGGCGTGGTATCGGGCGGAAGTCCAATAA
- a CDS encoding glycosyltransferase yields MDVLTLTTNADAPFMIQQMAALEDRGVSFSTLSVAGDVDADTDRSPADYVRTVPKVVREAGNGYDLIHAHYGLTAPMALAQVRKPVVLSLWGSDVHGPVAPISRLSVPLCDAVVVMSERMREALGSDCTVIPDGVDLETFRPEPQARARSRVGWDDEDAYEVLFPYPPAREVKNHPRAERIVTVVDNLLERPVRLRTVYGVDHDAVPDYMNAADALLLTSDSEGSPNSVKEALACNLPVVALDVGDVRERLAGVDPSHVATSDDELIRGLIDVLERGERSNGREAAREVSIDRTAERMLEVYERVAGRPIETEGEKRPARSVPRVE; encoded by the coding sequence ATGGACGTCCTCACGCTTACGACGAACGCCGACGCCCCGTTCATGATCCAGCAGATGGCCGCGCTCGAGGACCGGGGCGTCTCGTTTTCGACGCTGTCGGTCGCCGGCGACGTCGACGCCGATACCGACCGGAGTCCGGCGGACTACGTTCGCACCGTTCCGAAAGTCGTCCGGGAAGCGGGAAACGGCTACGACCTGATCCACGCTCACTACGGCCTGACGGCACCGATGGCGCTCGCACAGGTCCGGAAACCGGTCGTCCTCTCGCTGTGGGGGTCGGACGTACACGGACCCGTTGCCCCCATCAGTCGGCTCTCCGTCCCGCTGTGTGACGCGGTCGTCGTCATGTCCGAACGGATGCGCGAGGCCCTCGGCAGCGACTGCACGGTGATTCCGGACGGCGTCGACCTCGAGACGTTTCGGCCGGAACCCCAGGCTCGTGCCCGATCGAGGGTCGGGTGGGACGACGAGGACGCGTATGAAGTACTATTCCCGTACCCGCCCGCACGCGAGGTGAAGAACCACCCGCGGGCCGAACGGATCGTCACCGTGGTCGACAATCTCCTCGAGCGCCCGGTGCGGCTCCGGACCGTCTACGGCGTCGATCACGACGCGGTCCCGGACTACATGAACGCCGCCGACGCGCTCCTGTTGACTTCCGACAGCGAGGGATCGCCCAACTCGGTGAAGGAGGCGCTGGCCTGCAATCTCCCCGTGGTCGCCCTCGACGTCGGCGACGTCCGGGAGCGACTGGCCGGCGTCGACCCGTCGCACGTCGCCACCAGCGACGACGAATTGATTCGCGGACTGATCGACGTCCTCGAGCGGGGCGAACGGTCGAACGGCCGGGAGGCCGCCCGCGAGGTCAGTATCGACCGGACCGCAGAGCGGATGCTCGAGGTCTACGAGCGGGTCGCCGGCCGGCCCATCGAGACCGAGGGCGAGAAGCGGCCCGCACGGAGCGTCCCTCGAGTCGAGTGA
- a CDS encoding DUF362 domain-containing protein: MSSAPVRAAAVDAADRRGWVPDIDARMAALESPVRDVLGSALETLADADRITVVPDAHYPFHPSSGMVTDPAVVGSIVARLERRTDAEIAVAGASDERISFDRTAAYLGYVSLLERFDATVVDLADDARTDEVCAIDGRPVSLSVPDRLAESRVVVVPSLRPTEDGPAAGAMRTLGSLVECDAAPSRAPIAATRVLDPAIAVLDATTAYGGDPVAANTLFAGSAPAVDAVATSLLGRSIETDEALETARGDEGPVAVEGVDVDLERLRDRIPAGGLPPADDTHPAVSTAYRVYAAVAGDAVPPQLEGGR, translated from the coding sequence ATGAGCTCCGCGCCGGTCCGTGCAGCCGCCGTCGACGCCGCCGACCGCCGCGGCTGGGTTCCCGATATCGACGCCCGAATGGCCGCCCTCGAGTCGCCGGTTCGAGACGTGCTCGGGTCGGCCCTCGAGACGCTCGCGGACGCCGATCGGATCACCGTCGTGCCGGATGCACACTACCCGTTCCACCCCTCGTCGGGCATGGTCACGGACCCCGCCGTCGTCGGCTCGATCGTCGCCCGCCTCGAGCGGCGGACGGACGCGGAAATCGCCGTCGCCGGCGCGAGCGACGAGCGGATCTCTTTCGACCGAACCGCGGCGTATCTCGGCTATGTGAGCCTGCTGGAGCGATTCGACGCGACGGTCGTCGATCTGGCGGACGACGCTCGGACCGACGAGGTCTGCGCGATCGACGGGCGTCCGGTCTCGCTCTCGGTACCGGATCGCCTCGCCGAGAGTCGCGTGGTCGTCGTGCCGTCGCTACGGCCGACCGAGGACGGGCCGGCCGCGGGTGCGATGCGAACGCTCGGCTCGCTCGTCGAGTGCGACGCAGCCCCCTCGCGGGCCCCGATCGCGGCGACGCGCGTCCTCGATCCTGCGATTGCGGTGCTGGACGCGACGACCGCATACGGCGGCGATCCCGTCGCCGCGAACACGCTCTTCGCGGGATCGGCACCCGCCGTCGACGCCGTCGCGACCTCACTGCTCGGGCGGTCGATCGAGACCGATGAGGCGCTCGAGACGGCTCGCGGGGACGAGGGACCGGTCGCCGTGGAGGGAGTCGACGTCGACCTCGAACGCCTCCGAGACCGGATACCGGCGGGCGGGTTGCCACCGGCGGACGACACGCATCCCGCCGTCTCAACGGCCTACCGCGTCTACGCGGCCGTGGCCGGCGACGCCGTCCCGCCGCAACTCGAGGGTGGTCGATGA
- a CDS encoding DUF354 domain-containing protein: MRILVLANTPAHVHLYRHTVDRLEEAGHEVLVLTREYACTTDLLDFFELPYRVYGGHRTDGYSTLQFARELGGQFCRIGIEALRFAPDVVFGRGPFAAYAGTLTRTPVVLVLDDEPGDFNHTVSRPFADCILSPAVTRRDLGDDHYTFDGFKECAYLHPDVFETNGDIREYLDVDPDEPYVIVRFNALDALHDAGLEGFRPDQRRDLIERLSEAATVFVSDEGNEMDLRGLPARPYDLHPALIHDAMAEASLLVADTGTMATEAALLGTPAFRYRGTDDHEYGEFRELERAGLAEQFDEYEAIRDRSLEILADDDARDRWQDRRREYVGGLVNLTDLLVDVATSRGEPGRLDGSTKRALQPRSRTI; encoded by the coding sequence ATGCGGATCCTCGTCCTGGCGAACACGCCCGCACACGTTCACCTGTACAGACACACCGTCGATCGGCTCGAGGAAGCGGGACACGAGGTGCTCGTGCTCACCCGGGAATACGCCTGTACGACCGACCTACTCGATTTTTTCGAGCTGCCCTACCGAGTGTACGGCGGCCACCGGACGGACGGATACTCGACGCTTCAGTTCGCCCGCGAGCTCGGCGGCCAGTTTTGCAGGATCGGGATCGAAGCGCTTCGGTTCGCTCCCGACGTCGTCTTCGGTCGCGGCCCCTTCGCCGCCTATGCCGGAACGCTCACGCGGACGCCGGTAGTACTCGTGCTCGACGACGAACCCGGCGACTTCAACCACACCGTCTCGCGCCCCTTCGCCGATTGTATCCTCTCGCCGGCGGTCACTCGCCGCGATCTCGGCGATGACCACTACACCTTCGACGGCTTCAAAGAGTGCGCCTATCTCCATCCGGACGTCTTCGAGACGAACGGGGATATTCGGGAGTACCTCGACGTCGATCCGGACGAACCGTACGTCATCGTCCGATTCAACGCCCTCGACGCGCTCCACGACGCGGGCCTCGAGGGATTTCGGCCCGACCAGCGACGGGACCTGATCGAGCGGCTGAGCGAGGCGGCGACCGTTTTCGTCTCCGACGAGGGCAACGAGATGGATCTCCGGGGCCTCCCGGCGCGACCGTACGACCTCCACCCCGCGTTGATCCACGATGCGATGGCAGAGGCCTCGCTGCTGGTCGCCGACACCGGGACGATGGCCACCGAAGCCGCGCTGCTCGGAACGCCCGCCTTCCGCTATCGCGGGACCGACGACCACGAGTACGGGGAGTTCCGGGAACTCGAGCGCGCCGGCCTGGCCGAGCAGTTCGACGAGTACGAGGCGATTCGCGATCGATCTCTCGAGATTCTCGCGGACGACGATGCACGCGACCGGTGGCAGGACCGACGGCGGGAGTACGTGGGCGGGCTGGTGAACCTCACCGACCTCCTCGTCGACGTGGCCACCTCTCGAGGCGAACCCGGCCGACTCGACGGGTCGACGAAACGAGCACTACAGCCGCGTTCACGGACGATCTGA
- a CDS encoding PAS domain-containing protein translates to MEIGELTPFLLEYTQDKIAVVDDELQYVYVNEASEAILGYEPDQLIGQPARDYVHPDDERTVAAQFRAIGSSNEPSATVRYRHATSDGEWVWLESRFTDLPDDTLEGYVVSSRDISEQVAAERDRRDAESRLRTIAGTVGDVLWMFSGDWSELLFVNPAYEDVFGRPVEALREDPTQFLEVVHPDDIDRVREAMERASSGESVDIEYRVNPEADYSRWVWVRSEPIVENGEVVRIVGFSRDITDRRRRERQLAVMDKLLRHNLRNDMAVILGNAECIASEASDPARGRAEIIRQQGRDLLESTDKQREIIDLLTGNTVPNAIDLVPVVTDAIETTRGRYPNATIETTVPESATATALHEVELAITELLENAVRHATDGHPELSVTVRSGPKTVDIEIRDDCPPIPEVEFRVLTGDWGMDDVYHTSGLGLWLVYWVVDLSDGHISFDRSETGNVITVSLERNQS, encoded by the coding sequence ATGGAGATCGGAGAGCTGACACCGTTCCTGCTCGAGTACACGCAGGACAAAATCGCCGTGGTCGACGACGAGTTGCAGTACGTCTACGTCAACGAGGCGAGTGAGGCGATTCTGGGCTACGAACCGGACCAGCTTATCGGCCAGCCGGCCCGTGACTACGTCCACCCGGACGACGAGCGGACGGTCGCAGCTCAGTTCCGAGCGATCGGTTCGTCGAACGAGCCGTCGGCGACGGTCCGCTATCGCCACGCGACCAGCGACGGCGAGTGGGTGTGGCTGGAAAGTCGCTTCACCGACCTCCCCGACGACACCCTCGAGGGATACGTCGTCAGCTCTCGGGACATCTCCGAGCAAGTGGCCGCGGAACGAGACCGCCGCGACGCCGAGAGCCGACTTCGCACGATCGCCGGCACGGTCGGCGACGTCCTGTGGATGTTCAGCGGGGACTGGTCCGAGTTACTGTTCGTCAACCCGGCCTACGAGGACGTCTTCGGCCGCCCCGTCGAGGCGCTCCGGGAGGATCCGACGCAGTTCCTCGAAGTCGTCCACCCCGACGACATCGATCGCGTTCGGGAGGCGATGGAACGCGCTTCGAGCGGCGAATCGGTCGACATCGAGTATCGCGTCAATCCGGAGGCCGATTACAGCAGGTGGGTGTGGGTGCGATCCGAACCGATCGTCGAGAACGGCGAGGTGGTCCGGATCGTCGGCTTCTCTCGAGATATCACGGATCGACGGCGGCGGGAACGCCAACTGGCAGTCATGGACAAGCTGCTTCGGCACAACCTGCGAAACGATATGGCCGTCATCCTCGGCAACGCCGAGTGCATCGCCAGCGAGGCGTCCGACCCGGCTCGCGGGCGCGCAGAAATCATTCGACAGCAGGGCCGGGATCTCCTCGAGAGCACCGACAAGCAACGCGAAATCATCGATTTGCTCACCGGGAACACGGTTCCGAACGCGATCGATCTCGTCCCGGTCGTCACCGACGCCATCGAAACGACACGCGGCCGGTACCCGAACGCGACCATCGAAACGACGGTACCGGAGTCGGCGACGGCGACCGCCCTCCACGAGGTCGAACTGGCGATCACGGAACTGCTCGAGAACGCCGTTCGCCACGCCACGGACGGCCATCCGGAGCTGTCGGTGACCGTTCGGTCCGGGCCGAAAACCGTCGACATCGAGATTCGGGACGATTGTCCGCCGATTCCGGAGGTCGAATTCCGCGTCCTGACCGGTGACTGGGGAATGGACGACGTCTATCACACGTCCGGACTCGGGCTCTGGCTCGTCTACTGGGTCGTCGACCTCTCGGACGGCCACATCTCGTTCGACCGATCGGAAACTGGAAACGTCATCACCGTGTCGCTCGAGCGAAACCAGTCCTGA